Proteins encoded by one window of Planctomycetia bacterium:
- a CDS encoding VWA domain-containing protein, with amino-acid sequence MDGLASWLINEPGAAGTRLLEYAWSLRAIPPWWVWVPAILLMAGLSFWFYRQEKLARWQRTLLVLLRLGVFSLILLLICRPTLEATLQSQQPRPVVLLLDNSLSMALIDPRSQAADKLRLALAAQLVPPDTSINPSSSMSQVPQGTPDQLSRADLVRLLLAHPQLQLVKKMEKHSPVRIMLFGQSLNGSQINVQAGGQVSIEGFTATETASTLGDALYQLLSAEIEADLPAAIVVMTDGLEQGSAIAPEQSVKRAKEFSIPIHTVGIGSTDWSHLQIKSVTVPEAMFLEDTVQAHITWRAQGLKALPMTMTISLNDIIVARKDLAGRNGEQLQETIPLVVPKNLTTDGPVDLRVQVTGPALEDSPLSTIEWNQRVRVIDRQVKVLLIDQSPRFETKFLMSTLLRDRRVEAHFHFTGNDPAGMQKTPFEAQLPASRADLFQYDLVILGDVNPEVWGIEKLTWLRDLVREGAGLVMIAGHRHSPGKYMKTALEDVLPVEVPQELEPIDFSRKTESVLPLLTSAGQRHEMMALADEQDANHKLWQELPGFYQIANVLKVRPGTVTLLEHPDKNMGERGRPVMALQRYGRGQVLYIGSDETWRWRANGGEKLFARFWGQVVYQLGLPRLLGGARRVQFSFDRLEQYVGKPGFLYARVYNQEYQPVQDARLSARIIPLDRTGKPSGEPVSNLNLEAIPGQPGDYRALLNNEKPGRFMLAMESPEPSQMPFHVDFAPHDERLPIPMNAALLKSLSEGSGGTFSREEDLHLLPERIKPLLGMYQYRRDFVLWNPLALVLIGCLLTGEWIIRKLSNLS; translated from the coding sequence TTGGATGGACTGGCGTCATGGCTGATCAATGAACCGGGCGCTGCTGGTACGCGCCTGCTGGAGTATGCGTGGAGCCTGCGAGCCATTCCACCCTGGTGGGTCTGGGTTCCCGCCATTTTGCTCATGGCTGGCCTGTCCTTCTGGTTCTATCGGCAGGAAAAACTCGCCCGCTGGCAACGCACTCTACTCGTTCTACTTCGCCTGGGCGTCTTCTCTCTCATCCTGCTCCTCATCTGCAGGCCTACTCTCGAAGCAACGTTGCAGTCACAACAGCCACGGCCTGTTGTCCTTCTGCTCGATAATAGTCTGAGCATGGCACTGATTGATCCCCGCTCGCAGGCTGCTGACAAATTACGGCTGGCCCTAGCTGCTCAACTTGTCCCGCCTGATACCAGCATTAATCCTTCCAGTTCCATGAGCCAGGTACCGCAAGGCACACCCGATCAGCTTTCCCGGGCCGATCTGGTTCGTCTGCTTCTGGCTCATCCGCAATTGCAACTTGTCAAGAAGATGGAAAAGCACAGCCCGGTGCGGATCATGCTCTTCGGCCAGTCGCTCAACGGCTCGCAGATCAACGTGCAGGCAGGAGGACAGGTTTCCATCGAAGGTTTCACTGCCACCGAAACCGCATCGACGCTGGGCGATGCACTGTATCAGTTGCTCTCTGCTGAGATCGAAGCTGATCTGCCTGCTGCCATCGTGGTGATGACCGATGGCCTGGAACAGGGGAGTGCTATCGCGCCTGAACAATCGGTCAAGCGGGCGAAAGAGTTCAGCATACCCATTCACACCGTAGGCATCGGCTCGACCGACTGGTCGCACCTGCAGATCAAATCGGTCACGGTGCCTGAAGCCATGTTTCTCGAAGACACCGTGCAGGCGCATATCACCTGGCGTGCGCAGGGGCTGAAAGCGTTGCCGATGACCATGACGATTTCACTGAATGACATCATCGTTGCCCGGAAAGATTTGGCAGGCCGCAACGGCGAGCAACTGCAGGAAACCATTCCGCTCGTGGTGCCAAAGAACCTGACGACCGATGGCCCGGTTGATCTGCGTGTGCAGGTCACTGGCCCGGCACTCGAAGATTCGCCGCTTTCCACCATCGAATGGAACCAGCGGGTGCGGGTCATTGATCGACAGGTCAAAGTGTTGCTGATTGATCAGTCACCCCGCTTTGAAACCAAGTTTCTCATGTCCACGCTGCTGCGCGATCGACGGGTCGAAGCACATTTTCACTTCACCGGCAACGACCCGGCAGGCATGCAGAAAACTCCGTTCGAAGCGCAGCTTCCCGCTTCACGAGCTGATCTGTTCCAGTACGATCTGGTCATTCTGGGCGATGTGAACCCTGAAGTCTGGGGAATCGAAAAGCTGACCTGGCTGCGCGACCTGGTGCGCGAAGGCGCCGGGCTGGTCATGATTGCAGGCCACCGCCACTCACCAGGCAAATACATGAAAACTGCGCTGGAAGACGTGTTGCCGGTCGAAGTGCCGCAAGAGCTTGAGCCCATTGATTTTTCCCGCAAGACCGAATCCGTTCTGCCTTTGCTTACCTCCGCAGGTCAGCGTCATGAGATGATGGCTTTGGCTGATGAGCAGGATGCCAACCATAAGCTTTGGCAGGAACTTCCCGGCTTTTATCAGATAGCCAACGTGCTGAAAGTCAGGCCCGGCACCGTGACATTGCTGGAACATCCCGACAAGAACATGGGCGAACGGGGCAGGCCTGTGATGGCGCTGCAACGCTATGGCCGGGGGCAAGTGCTTTACATCGGCTCCGATGAAACCTGGCGATGGCGAGCCAATGGCGGGGAAAAACTCTTCGCTCGCTTCTGGGGCCAGGTGGTCTATCAACTCGGGTTGCCTCGGCTGCTGGGTGGTGCTCGCCGCGTGCAGTTCTCCTTCGACCGCCTGGAACAGTATGTAGGCAAACCCGGCTTCCTCTATGCTCGGGTCTACAATCAGGAATATCAACCTGTTCAAGATGCACGCCTGTCGGCACGTATCATCCCGCTCGACCGTACTGGCAAGCCGAGTGGCGAACCCGTTTCCAACCTGAATCTGGAAGCCATCCCCGGCCAGCCAGGCGACTATCGCGCTCTGCTCAATAACGAAAAACCGGGCCGCTTCATGCTTGCCATGGAATCACCCGAACCGAGCCAGATGCCTTTCCATGTCGACTTCGCTCCGCATGATGAGCGATTGCCTATTCCAATGAATGCTGCCCTCTTGAAATCGTTGAGCGAAGGCAGTGGAGGCACCTTCTCCCGCGAGGAAGATTTGCATCTATTGCCTGAACGTATTAAACCCTTGCTGGGCATGTATCAATATCGTCGCGACTTTGTCCTATGGAACCCCCTGGCGCTGGTGCTGATCGGCTGTCTGCTGACTGGTGAATGGATTATCCGCAAACTCTCCAATCTGAGTTAA
- a CDS encoding phytase: protein MLRMFIFLMAVATCSAGLLFPQDSNPAADRQGVLLRPEPKFETVSSGTTEDSFDDPAIWIHPSDPALSLILGTNKKGGMHLFQLDGRQLGVASPTTHPNNVDIIYGFPLRQKPTDLAISVCRDKTNPCVRVWKINPTARTLEEITGPEGIKVFDGDVGYGSCTYFSRKTGKHYFFVNHKNGKYEQYVLEDTGDGKVRGNRVRTFQVSSQAEGCVADQETGALYVSEEDVGLWRFSAEEDGGNEGRLIAKVGEHGLTADCEGVTIYYAAGGKGYVILSSQGNNTFKIYDRGPNNSFIGTIDPAAGKLGKVSETDGLEVTNRPLGPLFPKGLLVIQDGTKRPDGQRFKLYSWEDVAVDRLIIDTDYRQR, encoded by the coding sequence ATGCTTCGAATGTTCATATTTCTGATGGCAGTTGCGACTTGCTCTGCAGGTTTACTCTTTCCACAAGACTCAAACCCAGCTGCCGATCGCCAGGGTGTACTGCTCCGGCCAGAACCAAAATTCGAAACGGTGTCGTCGGGTACTACAGAAGACAGCTTTGATGATCCCGCTATCTGGATACATCCCAGCGACCCGGCATTAAGCCTTATTCTTGGCACCAATAAGAAGGGCGGGATGCATCTCTTCCAACTGGATGGACGCCAGCTTGGGGTGGCAAGTCCCACCACACATCCAAACAACGTCGATATCATTTATGGGTTCCCTCTGCGCCAGAAACCTACCGATCTGGCTATCAGCGTCTGTCGCGACAAGACGAATCCCTGTGTTCGAGTCTGGAAGATCAACCCGACTGCCCGGACCCTGGAGGAAATCACCGGACCCGAGGGAATCAAGGTATTTGATGGTGATGTTGGCTATGGCTCCTGTACCTATTTCAGCCGCAAGACCGGCAAGCATTACTTCTTCGTAAATCACAAAAACGGAAAGTATGAACAATATGTGCTCGAGGATACCGGCGATGGCAAGGTGCGTGGGAACAGGGTTCGCACCTTCCAGGTATCATCGCAGGCCGAAGGGTGTGTGGCCGACCAGGAAACAGGTGCCCTCTATGTCTCTGAAGAAGACGTTGGTCTCTGGCGTTTCTCAGCAGAGGAAGATGGCGGGAACGAAGGTCGACTTATTGCCAAAGTCGGTGAGCACGGGCTTACTGCCGATTGTGAAGGTGTCACGATCTATTATGCGGCCGGAGGTAAAGGATACGTGATCTTATCGAGCCAGGGGAACAATACCTTCAAAATCTACGATCGTGGCCCCAACAATTCCTTTATCGGCACCATTGATCCTGCAGCAGGCAAACTCGGCAAGGTATCGGAAACCGATGGGCTGGAGGTCACCAACCGTCCTCTTGGTCCTCTGTTTCCCAAGGGTTTGCTCGTGATTCAGGACGGCACTAAAAGGCCAGACGGTCAGCGCTTTAAACTTTACTCCTGGGAAGATGTAGCTGTCGACCGACTGATCATCGACACGGATTATCGCCAGCGCTAG